The Branchiostoma floridae strain S238N-H82 chromosome 18, Bfl_VNyyK, whole genome shotgun sequence DNA window GAAAATCTCAGAAGATTTAGTGGACTGCCAAAGCTACTGGTCTTTGATTCAACAGACATGTTTTGATAAGAAAAATATTGGATAGAGGTAATGAAAATTTAGGTGTTAACATTGGCCGGTCGAAAACCTTGCAACGAGCATGTCGCATCTCATGGAAAACTAGTGTTGTTTTCTAGGGACGGAAACCCCGCGTACCGCGAAAGAGATGTACTTTTTACATTTTCGTTGCTCTTCGGACCTTTTTCCTGTTTTGGCGCTAGGGCAGACGCTGGTTTAAGGGGAAGGCATTCAAAGAGCGGAAGGCCCTTAACGCAAACGAGCAAGGTAATTATCCAGTTCTAAATCTTTGCATGAACATAACAACATCGAATGAAACACAAGAACTGGTCTATGGTCCTAAAGCGTCATACAGACAAAACGTCTAGATCTTTCAATGAATTCAATCGTCCACTAAATCTTACGATTTTGCTAGATATAGTGTTACATATGCCAATAactgctttggaaatgtgtatAATGATTGTTCTGATACGGTATTTTAATTTTGACGAAGATTGCGACTGCATGGAACAGAAACATTGATCGACTAGAATCTGGTTCAAACAATCAATGATAAcgtgtaatttttttctgtttcattaCAGAGAAGGAGCTGAAATCAGCGAAGGAAACCAGATACAGATTCGTCGACTTCGACCTGCCACAGAGAGACCAGGAGCTTCTGAAGGAGCAGCAAGCCATGCTTCTCCAGCAACAAGCCATCCTCATAGAACAGCAGGACACCCTGACGTTCCAACAGTCAACCCTCATCAACCAGCAGGAGGAGCTCAACGTACAGCAGAAGGAGGTCGTGACCTTCATGGAGAAGTCGTCCAGCATGGACGTTTGTCAGACGTGTGCCTTCAACGAGTACTGCTCCACGGATATCGATCCGCCATATTGTTTCCCCTGCCGGAAGTGCCCCAAAGGATACCGGGTAAAATCCGAGTGCACCCGAACCAAGGATGCCGAGTGCGAGGACATCGACGAGTGTTCGCAGAGCTCTTCGGCCTGTCCCATGCCGGAGAAGTGCGTCAACACGCCTGGCGGATTCCTCTGCATCGGGGAGCTCTCCACCTGCACCAAGGAGTACTTTTTCAACATCGGAACCACCCAGTGCGAACCCTGCACGCAATGCAGGCACAAGTACGACGTCATGACGCCGTGTTCGGCCTTCGCGGACGCGGTGTGTTTCCCGTCCGTGGTGAAACACATGTCCGACCTGTGGCGTGGGAACATCAAGAACACCACCCACATCAACCCCGACCAGTACATGATGGCCGGCATCACTCTCCCTCTCCGCTCCCTCACCACATCTAACGACACGTTCGTAGTCGCTCAGGACTCGTACAGCCTGTCCGCGCGCAAGCCCGGAGTCCTGTGGATGGATTACAACTTCGCCGTGAAGCACTCCTGCATCAACTACATCCAGATGACACTGAAGTCCCCCGAGATGAAGCTGGGACTGAGCGGGGCGAGGATTGAGGAGGCACAGGACGATGTGTACCACGGCGCCTCGCTGGGCGCCTCCATGGTGGCTGAGGAGAACGAGCACATCCGTCTAGAGCTGAAGAGCAACAACCGCTACTGCTTCCCCAACCACTTCGCAGGGCACCAGACCCGGCTcaaggcagtggctgatgactctcTGTCCGGCCCGCTCAGCGTCCTGTGGCTGAGCAACGAGATGGGAGCAGTGACCATGACGGCACGTACCAGGCTCACAACCTACCACTCCAAATGGGTGTCTCtgtttgaacatttcaaaacgaCCGACCCGTTCATCATCAACTTGAACAACAACCGCAGGTTCACGTTCGGAGAGGCTGGGATCGTCAAGTTCACCTACAACCAGGCCATCTACTCGATCGGTGAGCAGTGTCAGAAGGACGGTTTCTCAGTCGTACCCCGGTACCTGGTGAACGACACGGAGGTCCTGCTGTCTCGGAGGTACAAGACCGGGATCACGCGGAGGGATACAACCATCTCCATCTCCGGAGTCTGGCCGGTTGAAGCCAACGGGGCGATGGTGTTCCAGATCAACAGCCCGCAGAACTGCCAGACGCGGTTCTACGGCGACAGGAGCGCGGTCGGCGTGCTCAACATGCTGTGGCTACCGGCCGAGCACAGCGCGGCCTTCGCGGCGACGCTCTCCAAGACACGGTCTCTGTACGGCGCACAGGCGCGTGTCTTGGAGTTCAAGGAGACGCAGAACAGCCGAAAGGACGTCTTCCGCATGATGAGCAACGGCTTCATCAAGTTCATGAAGCCGGGCCGGATCAACATCAACTACCACCAGAAGATGATCCACTCGTGCGACTACGCCCAGCTCACGGCTTACTACGTCGGCTCCGTCGGACAGACCCCGGCTCCAATCGTTCAACAGGTTCTGGGCCGCACCGATGCATCCTGGGACGGGGTGAGCATGTCGGGATCGTACGCGGTGGAGGCGGATTCGCAGGTGTACCTGGAGATGTCGTGTAAGCGGGGCAGGATCAACAAGGTGGCCGAGCAGGAGTGGAGCACCCTCTACATCCTCTGggtcaaaccataacaatctTAGGCGTGTCGCAGTACTTTAGCAAGTAGTAAGATACAAAGTCTGTAGGATGTAAGCAGCAACAGTGAATAGTGTCACAAGAAAGCTTGTACCAACTATAACCAATGCCGCAAATTGTTGTAAAAAGTATACACCCTCCTTTGTACTTTAACATATGCGGTGCTTGTATTTGGCACAAGATCTCTCATCGCTAGATTCTATAGAAAACCCCAACATCGTCGCCAGGAGTAGTTCACACTACTATAGGTAAACTTGCCATATAGAAGTGCTTGAAAGCTACCGCTCTATGCTAATGCTTACATTTTATCTACTTTGAGCTATGGTGACCAAAAGAACAAACCTCCAAGTAGGTCTTTCAGTTGATAAGACAGTAGTCACGGAACAAAACGGTATTCAGGGCAAACCCTACTGTGTCGGCCCGTGGATATTGTCTTACCAACCGaaagatctacttggagattacgaaAGAACATGTACAATGAGAAGTAAAAGGAAAGATTATACTATGGGCAGTTAAAAGAAACTTTAAGGAATTTAGACAATTTACCTCGTTAGTATTTTTGATTAAGTTATACTTCATTATATTGGCATAGGTGTATTAATGTATTGACAGATATCTAACGAGCTTGTATATGGAATCCACCACTTGTAAGTGAGAAAAAGCACCAAAATATAAACGATACAGCATCTAAATGATGAATGCGTTTGTAAGGCTTTTGTGCTTTAGACTGCAACGCAAGGACATAATGTTAGGCTTCCCCGCCAATTACTACTACCTTAATAGTATTGCAGTTGGAAACTTAACGACAGTTATATgtcatagtctgtgtaactactttgtttttttttttaacatggtAACATCAACATTAAACGTGTGTATATGAAgtataatattgacataataTTTTACATAGTTTTGCGTTCTCGCACTGTTTTGGAATTTAGATGGTTCGTTGAAAGGTGGGGGAAAATATCTTTAATGAGAGAAAAGATTTAGACGTTAAGTTTGTACATAAGCACTTTTTATCCTAACCTATAACCTTTTGTTATCCTAGTCCCAAGATAACAATCAACATGTACGGACACCTAACTTCGCGTTTTTGCATTAGTTTACATAAAGTTAAATGTGTATCGTATGTATCTTTTATATGTTCAGTTAGCAGTATGTGGTCGTAATTATAAAAGAACATGACAAGTATAAGCTGAGTTAGACTTGTTGAAGATATAATTTGTTTAGAAGTAAAGATAAGAACTTACTAGAACGTCCAAGGTTGCTATAATTCGTGCCATTCATGCCAgcatatttcttttcattcgCTGAAATATTTCTGTCATCTTCCTCAAGTCATGcttcagttttctttgttttgatacTCATTTTCAAGTATAGTGAAAAATTGACTTTATTCCCGTTTCCTGCACTAAAATTAGGCATGTACGTGTATTCCTATGTTTCAAGGAGATGTAATAAATGATGTTTACTCTCATGTATGTCGGTGTGTGCTTTTGTATTTGTTTACAGTTTGGACTTGTTACACGTTTGTTGAAAAATGCCTATCAACAATATGTGTAGGGATAGTGCAGATGGTATTGATAGCTTTCGTTGTTGACATTGGTAAAAATAGGGCTTTCATTAACATCGCATGTATCCATCGATCACTTTGTGTCACTCTACGGTAAAGGTGaaaaatgtggaaaataaaaaaaaactgagaatacacagacacagacaacgGTACCTTCCCGGACGTGAACAAATGACACCCCCATCCATGGGCGGTCACATGTTTGATTGGTGACTATTCCTACCAACTCTGTATTGTACTTCCTGCCACTCCGTCAGTTTTGACCTTTACGGCCATCTTTCCACTCACTTCATGCCAATTTAGCGATAGTGCATTCAAATACCTAAGGACACACACAAACCCAATAAACATACACAACGAAAACATAAACTCCGTACACTGAGTCAACAACTGCATGCCCTGCGTTGATATATTTCTGCGTGTTGTCAACAGAAAAGAGCGGGAATTGGACGCGAGCAGCTGCTGCCTTCGCCAGTCACCTGATCATCCAAATGCCGCAAAGCGACGAGAAGAAGGCGGAAGTGGTAAGTGGGTCAGGTGATCAGCAAGATACTCTGAAACATTCCACTGACGCCGTGTGACAAtcaacttcttcttctttcccaCTAACGGTGACAATAACCGCTACTGggtactggggggggggggatcctaAAAATGTTTTATGTCAATTTTATAGAAAGGGAAATTCAAAAAGGTTCATATTTTCAAAAGTAACAGAATCTTTTATAGATATAAAATGGTTGAAATTTCTAAAAGGAACAGAAATCAATAGGTTCAGTAAATCTGTGATCAGTATTCCGAACCTCCTGAAGAAACATTGAATTTCCCCAATCAAGAAAAAAGTAACTCTCTACACCATCTCCGCgtcaatatatatacatacccTGCATATAAGTTCGTTTTGTAAAGCACAAATAGGATGATATACGTTGTAAATACCACAATCCATACACAGATCCAGGAAGGTAAGGAGGAGATCATAGGAGAACAGCTGGCGTGGCTGGAGCAGCATGACCAGATCAACCAGCAGCAGAGCACCATCCTGGAGAGGAAGGCCAAACTCAAGAACCTGTACGGAGACATGGAGGAACTCATCAAGGTCCGCACTCTTCTTTTCCTAGCAACCAGTATAAAATGAGCTTGTAGACATCATTGATTTAGATATGGACATTCACTAAGTTGTCAGTTGATGATGTGGCCATGATGTGGCAATGCTACGCAGGTAATTGTCGATACTACATCAATCATGTTTTCGTCTCCCTGTCTACttgatatttcttttatttgattatttttgaTCTGTTTCAAACTTATAGAAACAAACCCTGGCGATATATATGTAACACCAGAGAAGAATAGTGTAGAGGAATACAACAGGCTTCTGATGTTCTCGACTGACAACAATTTTTTCCAACTCCTTTTGAAACATAACCTGCAGCCTATCGTAGATAAGGCGGACTCTCTTTGACTGTGGGGTATTTACGAGCTCTAAACCGCCCGTACCAACTGTGGCCCTCGGAAGTAGTTTTACGGGGTTGGTGTTGATTACCTATCCATCAACTCCAACCCCGTAAAATTATGCTACCGAGTGCTAAAGTTCACCCAGGCGGTTGGGAGCTCCTAATGCCCCGTAGAGAGCCCGCCTAATCTACGATAGCATGTAAACCTataagttagttagttagttagttcaAACATCAGGTCACTATGGCATCTTTCAAGCTAATGAAGCTGTAGATATCCAGGATAGGTCATGTAtatttgaatatacatgtactctgaTTGAAGCAACTGCATGGACAGTAATCATTCATGGGCAATGGTAATGATAACTTCTCTACAGTTATTACCTTATACAGCTCCAAACGTCAGTTATGAGAGGCCGTTAGGGGTGTCCACTTAGAGCCTCCATCATATACTGATATAGCTTTATAGTGTACCTAGTGTGTCTAGGTTTGTTTCTATTGGAACACTGGACAGCTAGCTGTAGCATCTTTCAAGCTGATGAAGCTGCAGGTATCCAGTATAGGTCAGGTATATTTGGGACTGGGATCGAAACAGTTGTTTGAACAGTGACCTTAGGGCATGACGTAACGTCTTCCCGTTCTACAGCTGCAAACATCCCGGGTCCAGACATACATGGACAGGATCAAGCAGTCTGACCAGTGTGAGGGGCAGTGTGAGCACCAACAGTTCTGCGCGCTTAACGTCGACTCGGGAAAGTTTGGATGCGTTCCCTGCAGCGAATGTAGACCTGGCTTCAAGGAAATCTCTCAGTGTACAAAGGTAGATACAGATCATAACAGATGTACCAACCAGTTATCAATTACTGGTTTGCCTACGAACCggtagaagaaaaaaacgctCTACGCTCTACGTATTGACCATCTGGAAATCTTAATACAGTACTTAACACCACTACAAAATGCTTAAAAGAGCTCTTTGATGTTAGCTTGTCTATGAAACAGATGGAAATCTTGGATACTCTCAACTTTTCCAGTATTGTTTGGAGTCCCGTGTTCCCTGTAATAAAAGAAAGTGGTCGATAAAAGCAACTGAGACGGATATTTTGCAAAGGTCACGAAGGGGCAAAGGAAAACTTACGAAGGTAGCACCTCGTAAATTCCTTCTCATACCAATGTTTATGACATGTGGTTTAACTGCAGTAGGAGACCTTTTATGATCAAGAAAACTAATCAGGGGGAAATGCATCAAGTGATATTACGATATCTTATACGCTTGAATTAGACTGTTTTTCGGCCGCACGTCGCTTTTTTACAGGCTCGAGATGTCCGCTGTGAGGACATCAATGAATGCGCACTGGGGATCGtcagatgcccccctcccacaacctGTGTGAACACTCTGGGCGGTGCGCTGTGCGTGGAGGGATTCACCCCTTGCAGGAAGACCGAGTACTTCGACATCGCCACCGAAGAGTGCCGAACATGCACGAAGTGTAAGTCCGCGGCCGACATTGCCCGACCGTGCACGGAGTTCTACGACCAGATCTGCTCCATCAGCGCCTTCTCGACGCTCGCCTACTTCTGGTTTGGGAACACGTTTAACGTGCAGGAAATCATCTCAAGGTAGGAGTGGGGCCAacattatgagcaaaaatgctGCTATTGACTTTTTCCCATTTTTGATACAACAGACGTATACAGTttataccaaggacgttataacgcCCTTGCTGACACCAAACTTATATCCGAAGGGCTCGGAGCTCTCGGACGTACGTTCTTTGACCTATGCATGTAACTTATGTTGACCGTTTATTGACCTATTATCATTGCGTAGTAACAGGAAATGATGAGCAAAAGCAAATGATGGTATGTCGCCATGAGCACCTTTGTACACTGAGAATTATTGTGATGAAGActgtgttgttttcttccagCAGACGTTGTGCCGTTGTCGTCCTCAGCACTGTTACTTACCATCTTCAATTTACAATTTGCTTTTAGTATCTTAGACACTACAGCGACAGCTTTCCTTCGATAGTTTCAATGGTTGGTTG harbors:
- the LOC118405630 gene encoding uncharacterized protein LOC118405630 isoform X2, whose protein sequence is MARILLVLVLAAVQTLAEEGLFGFDGLDGELAGFLDDANKITLSGVTGELPGEEDHVVLQCDVMSDDKDFPEKELKSAKETRYRFVDFDLPQRDQELLKEQQAMLLQQQAILIEQQDTLTFQQSTLINQQEELNVQQKEVVTFMEKSSSMDVCQTCAFNEYCSTDIDPPYCFPCRKCPKGYRVKSECTRTKDAECEDIDECSQSSSACPMPEKCVNTPGGFLCIGELSTCTKEYFFNIGTTQCEPCTQCRHKYDVMTPCSAFADAVCFPSVVKHMSDLWRGNIKNTTHINPDQYMMAGITLPLRSLTTSNDTFVVAQDSYSLSARKPGVLWMDYNFAVKHSCINYIQMTLKSPEMKLGLSGARIEEAQDDVYHGASLGASMVAEENEHIRLELKSNNRYCFPNHFAGHQTRLKAVADDSLSGPLSVLWLSNEMGAVTMTARTRLTTYHSKWVSLFEHFKTTDPFIINLNNNRRFTFGEAGIVKFTYNQAIYSIGEQCQKDGFSVVPRYLVNDTEVLLSRRYKTGITRRDTTISISGVWPVEANGAMVFQINSPQNCQTRFYGDRSAVGVLNMLWLPAEHSAAFAATLSKTRSLYGAQARVLEFKETQNSRKDVFRMMSNGFIKFMKPGRININYHQKMIHSCDYAQLTAYYVGSVGQTPAPIVQQVLGRTDASWDGVSMSGSYAVEADSQVYLEMSCKRGRINKVAEQEWSTLYILWVKP